One Oscillospiraceae bacterium genomic region harbors:
- a CDS encoding H(+)-transporting ATPase: MENFKKITKQQSPARTIAFGFAVLIFIGAALLSLPIAVRGAVQLPGLDALFTATSAVCVTGLVTVDPGDTFTLFGQAVLAVLMQLGGLGISSVSMGLAIAAGRRISFRGRSLVREALNVESFGGMVKLVRSIMAMTLLVEGIGAVASYPVFARDYSPLHAAWISVFHAIASFNNAGLDVLGGGHSLIPYCNNLWLNLVTDGMIVLGGIGFMVMLDVLRCRGRFRKLTLHSKVVLSTTAVLILGGAILLWLSEPISFLAALFQSITTRTAGFSTIDIGAMTNAGLLVIMILMFIGASPGSTGGGIKTTTFFVLMQEVRIIFSKRRLGAFRRRLPEESLAKAATITLLGTIVVFVGTFMLCVLEPQHSFVQLLFEQISAYSTAGLSMGITSSLHAASKAVLIVTMFIGRVGAFTLLSLWVSRPEPSAKYTEEAITIG; this comes from the coding sequence GTGGAAAACTTCAAAAAAATCACAAAACAGCAGTCTCCTGCGCGCACCATCGCCTTTGGCTTTGCGGTGCTCATCTTCATCGGCGCGGCGCTGCTCTCGCTGCCCATCGCGGTGCGCGGGGCCGTGCAGCTGCCGGGGCTGGACGCTCTGTTTACCGCCACCAGCGCTGTCTGCGTGACCGGGCTGGTCACGGTGGACCCCGGCGATACCTTTACGCTGTTCGGCCAGGCCGTGCTGGCAGTGCTGATGCAGCTGGGGGGCCTGGGCATATCCTCGGTCAGCATGGGGCTGGCCATTGCGGCGGGGCGGCGCATCAGTTTCCGCGGCCGCAGCCTGGTGCGGGAGGCCCTCAACGTGGAAAGTTTCGGGGGCATGGTCAAGCTGGTGCGGTCCATTATGGCCATGACTCTGCTGGTGGAGGGCATCGGCGCGGTGGCCAGCTACCCGGTGTTTGCCCGGGACTATTCGCCGCTGCATGCCGCCTGGATCAGCGTGTTCCACGCGATCGCTTCCTTTAATAATGCAGGGCTCGATGTGCTGGGCGGCGGCCACAGCCTGATCCCCTACTGCAATAACCTTTGGCTGAACCTTGTCACCGATGGGATGATCGTCTTGGGCGGCATCGGCTTTATGGTGATGCTGGATGTACTGCGCTGCCGCGGGCGGTTCCGCAAACTGACGCTGCACAGCAAGGTGGTGCTTTCCACCACGGCCGTGCTGATTTTGGGCGGTGCGATACTGCTTTGGCTGAGCGAGCCGATCAGCTTTTTGGCGGCGCTGTTCCAAAGCATCACCACCCGCACGGCGGGTTTTTCCACCATCGATATTGGTGCCATGACCAATGCCGGGCTGCTGGTGATAATGATTTTAATGTTCATCGGCGCGTCGCCTGGGTCTACGGGCGGCGGCATCAAGACCACCACCTTTTTTGTGCTGATGCAGGAGGTGCGCATCATCTTCTCCAAGCGCAGATTGGGTGCGTTCAGGCGCCGCCTGCCGGAGGAAAGCCTGGCCAAAGCCGCTACCATCACGCTGCTGGGCACCATCGTGGTGTTTGTGGGCACCTTCATGCTCTGCGTGCTGGAGCCGCAGCACAGTTTTGTGCAGCTGCTGTTTGAGCAGATCTCGGCCTACAGCACGGCGGGCCTGTCGATGGGCATCACCTCCAGCCTGCATGCCGCCAGCAAAGCGGTGCTGATCGTCACGATGTTCATTGGCCGCGTGGGTGCGTTCACGCTGCTGTCCCTCTGGGTCTCCCGCCCGGAGCCCAGCGCCAAATATACCGAAGAAGCCATTACGATAGGGTGA
- a CDS encoding Xaa-Pro peptidase family protein, giving the protein MKRIHAERIARVRTALESCGLTQMIVCDPKSVWYLTGVAVEPYERLLALYLPVAGEPTLFLNKLFNVSNPPCQAIWHTDTDAPVEQIAVVVDAGKPLGIDKEWPARFLIPLMEAHPAMPVKLASDCVDNCRACKDEAEQALMRTASHINDLVNEEAKHYVKAGMTERQVAEFIDARFRAHGCEGPSFTTIVSFGANAADPHHEPDDTVLKEGDCVLFDMGCVKDRYCSDMTRTWFCGQPTEKQAAVHDLVRRANEAAEALIKPGVKLCDLDAAARDLITEAGYGEYFNHRLGHFIGQTDHEKGDVSSANRTEVRPGMIFSIEPGVYLPGEFGVRVEDLVLVTETGCEVLNHNDKHWDVVGK; this is encoded by the coding sequence ATGAAAAGGATTCATGCTGAACGTATCGCCCGGGTGCGCACCGCGCTGGAAAGCTGCGGCCTGACCCAGATGATCGTATGTGACCCCAAGAGCGTGTGGTACCTGACCGGCGTAGCCGTGGAACCCTACGAGCGCCTGCTGGCCCTCTACCTGCCGGTAGCAGGCGAACCCACGCTTTTTTTGAATAAGTTGTTCAACGTGTCCAACCCGCCGTGCCAGGCTATCTGGCATACCGACACCGACGCGCCTGTTGAGCAAATTGCCGTCGTGGTGGATGCCGGCAAGCCGCTGGGCATCGATAAGGAATGGCCCGCCAGGTTCCTGATCCCGCTGATGGAAGCCCACCCCGCTATGCCGGTAAAACTGGCCAGCGATTGCGTGGATAACTGCCGCGCCTGCAAGGATGAGGCCGAGCAGGCGCTTATGCGCACGGCCTCCCACATCAACGACCTGGTCAACGAGGAAGCCAAGCACTACGTCAAGGCCGGCATGACCGAGCGCCAGGTGGCCGAGTTCATCGACGCCCGGTTCCGCGCCCATGGCTGCGAAGGCCCCAGCTTTACCACCATCGTATCCTTCGGCGCCAACGCCGCCGACCCCCACCACGAGCCGGACGACACCGTGCTGAAAGAGGGCGACTGCGTGCTGTTTGATATGGGCTGTGTGAAAGACCGCTATTGCAGCGACATGACCCGCACCTGGTTCTGCGGCCAGCCCACCGAGAAGCAGGCCGCCGTGCACGATCTGGTGCGCCGCGCCAACGAGGCCGCCGAGGCCCTTATCAAGCCGGGCGTAAAGCTGTGCGACCTGGACGCCGCCGCCCGTGACCTCATCACCGAGGCCGGTTACGGCGAGTATTTCAACCATCGTCTGGGCCACTTCATCGGCCAGACCGACCACGAGAAGGGAGATGTCAGCAGTGCCAACCGGACCGAGGTGCGCCCAGGCATGATCTTCTCCATCGAGCCGGGCGTTTACCTGCCGGGAGAGTTCGGCGTGCGTGTGGAGGACCTGGTCCTTGTCACCGAGACCGGCTGCGAAGTGCTGAACCACAACGATAAGCATTGGGATGTGGTTGGTAAGTAA
- a CDS encoding TrkA family potassium uptake protein: protein MKKQLKTDLYGVIGLGRFGTALVQTLAEAGKEVIAIDKNEEKVKAVRRYTDYAFVVDNLSEDALKETGMQNCGTVTVCIGEQVDISILTTMLVIKLGVPQVIAKAASEVHGEVLKHLGATVVYPEADMAVRIGKRLISGNLLDYIALDDGVEVRRIAVGGKLLGRTIRELDVRKVYGINIIAVERGHRTDVEFSADYRFEEGDTVSVVGKVEKIGRFERAIQE from the coding sequence ATGAAAAAACAACTGAAAACCGACCTCTACGGTGTGATCGGCCTGGGACGGTTCGGCACGGCACTGGTGCAGACGCTGGCCGAAGCGGGCAAAGAGGTCATCGCCATTGATAAAAACGAGGAGAAGGTCAAGGCGGTGCGCCGCTATACCGACTACGCTTTTGTGGTGGATAACCTGAGCGAGGATGCCTTAAAGGAGACCGGCATGCAGAACTGCGGCACGGTTACGGTGTGCATCGGCGAGCAGGTGGACATCAGCATCCTGACCACGATGCTGGTCATCAAACTGGGCGTGCCCCAGGTCATTGCCAAAGCCGCCAGCGAGGTGCACGGCGAGGTGCTCAAGCACCTGGGTGCCACGGTGGTTTATCCGGAGGCCGACATGGCCGTGCGCATCGGCAAGCGGCTGATCTCGGGCAATCTTTTGGATTACATCGCTCTGGATGACGGCGTCGAGGTGCGCCGCATCGCCGTGGGCGGCAAGCTGCTGGGCCGCACCATCCGCGAACTGGACGTGCGCAAGGTTTACGGCATCAACATCATCGCCGTTGAGCGCGGCCACCGCACCGATGTGGAGTTTTCCGCGGATTATCGCTTTGAAGAAGGGGATACCGTATCGGTAGTAGGCAAGGTGGAAAAGATCGGCCGCTTTGAGCGGGCAATACAGGAATAA
- a CDS encoding GNAT family N-acetyltransferase: protein MSGKSLRGPAPSLADACQPAPETAWVYLLRCPDGSLYGGWTNDLARRLKAHRTGKGGAKYTKSHGGPAVCLAYAERCADKSAALKREAAIKKLPKAEKEALASKWAADNRITIRMATPADGAAVAELYNWYVLHGTQTFQYRLSTAEEYAANIAGVLEKAPFLVAITPDGRLQGFACAHPWHSREAYAWNVEATIYCAPDCVGQGLGKRLYTALLELLRMQGYYNAFAIVTGENKASHEFHKRMGFTKSFVEKHSGYKFGRWLDVVYWQYPLRIGDAPPEPVRYRLTEAEMVSILEKVNL, encoded by the coding sequence ATGAGCGGGAAAAGCCTGCGGGGCCCGGCCCCCAGCCTGGCAGATGCCTGCCAGCCTGCCCCTGAAACCGCCTGGGTCTATCTGCTGCGCTGCCCGGACGGCAGCCTGTATGGCGGCTGGACCAACGACTTGGCCCGCCGCTTAAAGGCCCACCGCACCGGCAAGGGCGGGGCCAAGTACACCAAAAGCCACGGCGGCCCGGCCGTATGCCTTGCCTATGCCGAGCGCTGCGCTGACAAAAGCGCGGCCTTAAAGCGTGAAGCCGCCATCAAGAAACTGCCAAAGGCTGAAAAAGAAGCCCTGGCGTCAAAGTGGGCGGCGGACAACCGTATCACCATCCGCATGGCTACCCCGGCGGACGGCGCGGCGGTGGCCGAGCTGTATAACTGGTACGTGCTGCATGGCACCCAGACTTTCCAGTACCGGCTTTCCACGGCCGAGGAGTACGCCGCCAACATTGCGGGTGTGCTGGAAAAAGCACCGTTTCTGGTGGCCATCACCCCGGACGGCCGCTTGCAGGGGTTTGCCTGCGCCCACCCCTGGCACAGCCGCGAGGCCTATGCCTGGAATGTGGAGGCTACCATTTATTGCGCACCGGATTGCGTCGGCCAGGGGTTGGGTAAGCGCCTGTACACTGCCCTGCTGGAGCTGCTGCGGATGCAGGGCTACTATAACGCCTTTGCCATTGTGACCGGCGAGAACAAGGCGAGCCACGAATTCCACAAACGGATGGGCTTTACCAAAAGTTTTGTGGAAAAGCACAGCGGCTACAAGTTTGGCCGCTGGCTGGATGTGGTGTACTGGCAGTACCCGCTGCGTATCGGAGATGCCCCGCCGGAGCCGGTACGCTACCGGCTGACGGAGGCCGAGATGGTTTCAATTCTGGAAAAAGTTAATTTGTAA
- a CDS encoding helix-turn-helix domain-containing protein has protein sequence MIFADKLITLRKKAGWSQEELAEKLGVTRQSVSKWEGAQSVPDIDKILQLARLFGVTTDYLLKEEQGEPEYTTEDDTPALHRVTLTQAGDYLKKARANAPRMALATALCVLSPVSLLALCALSEYNLLGISENFAAGLGLCILLALVAVAVVLFMQCGAAVKPYEFLEKEPIDTEYGVTGLVRERRDAFAAHYNRANTIGTVLCILAAVPLFAAMMCNADLLAALSVCLLMVLVACGVYAFVWAGTVHDAMDQLLEEGDFTRDAKARKGVIGAVAAAYWLVVVAIFLFYTFGPYGNGQPQYSWFIWAIAGVVFAAVMVVMKAARRKKQ, from the coding sequence ATGATCTTTGCTGACAAACTCATTACCTTACGCAAGAAAGCGGGCTGGTCCCAGGAGGAATTGGCTGAAAAGCTGGGCGTGACCCGGCAATCGGTCTCCAAGTGGGAGGGTGCCCAATCGGTACCCGACATCGACAAAATTTTGCAGTTAGCCCGTCTGTTCGGTGTGACCACCGACTACTTATTAAAAGAGGAACAGGGCGAGCCGGAATATACCACCGAGGATGACACCCCTGCCCTGCACCGGGTCACGCTAACACAGGCAGGGGATTATCTGAAAAAAGCCCGCGCCAATGCGCCCAGAATGGCGCTGGCCACGGCATTGTGCGTGCTCAGCCCGGTTTCACTGCTGGCGCTGTGCGCTTTGAGCGAGTATAACCTGCTTGGCATCAGCGAGAATTTTGCCGCCGGGCTGGGGCTGTGCATTCTGCTGGCGCTGGTAGCCGTGGCGGTGGTGCTGTTTATGCAGTGCGGCGCGGCGGTAAAGCCGTATGAATTTCTCGAAAAAGAGCCCATCGACACTGAGTATGGCGTAACCGGCTTGGTGCGGGAGCGGCGTGATGCCTTTGCCGCCCATTACAACCGCGCCAACACCATAGGCACCGTGCTGTGCATACTGGCCGCCGTGCCGCTGTTTGCCGCTATGATGTGCAATGCCGACCTTTTAGCCGCGCTCTCCGTCTGCCTGCTCATGGTGCTGGTGGCCTGCGGTGTGTATGCGTTTGTATGGGCAGGCACCGTACACGATGCCATGGACCAACTGCTGGAGGAAGGTGACTTCACCCGCGACGCCAAGGCCCGCAAGGGGGTCATCGGCGCGGTTGCTGCCGCCTACTGGCTGGTGGTGGTAGCCATTTTCCTGTTTTACACCTTCGGCCCCTACGGCAACGGCCAGCCGCAGTACAGCTGGTTCATCTGGGCCATCGCCGGTGTCGTGTTTGCCGCCGTGATGGTGGTGATGAAAGCCGCCCGGCGAAAAAAGCAATAA
- a CDS encoding MYG1 family protein, producing MKIPAKGFTHGGKFHADDVFSTALLQIVRPDIQVTRGFVVPDDFDGIVYDVGGGMFDHHQEPRETRPNGVPYAAFGLLWQVLGAQLVGEHQARLLDENFIQPLDLNDNTGEQNSLADAIGSFNPLWDSKDDPDECFWRAVPVAKKILENEIAAANAVNRADDTVRRAYANMKDGIVVLPAYMPWKNGLYKTDALFVVYPSQRGGYSAQCVTDHRTKRSKQPFPPAWAGKPEAQLRQISGLGLRFCHPSRFLITADDKETAIEACRRTLRAAGRKVSE from the coding sequence ATGAAAATACCTGCAAAAGGCTTTACCCACGGGGGCAAATTCCACGCGGATGACGTGTTCTCTACCGCCCTGCTGCAAATTGTGCGGCCGGACATCCAGGTCACGCGCGGCTTTGTGGTGCCCGATGATTTCGACGGCATCGTCTATGATGTCGGCGGCGGCATGTTCGACCACCACCAGGAGCCCCGCGAGACTCGCCCCAACGGCGTGCCCTATGCGGCGTTCGGCCTGCTGTGGCAGGTGCTGGGCGCCCAGCTGGTGGGCGAGCATCAGGCCCGCCTGCTGGACGAAAACTTCATCCAGCCGTTGGATCTGAACGATAACACCGGCGAGCAGAACTCTCTGGCTGACGCCATCGGCAGCTTCAATCCGCTGTGGGACTCGAAGGACGACCCGGACGAGTGCTTCTGGCGCGCCGTGCCGGTGGCCAAAAAGATTTTGGAAAACGAGATCGCTGCCGCCAACGCTGTCAACCGCGCCGACGACACCGTGCGCCGCGCCTATGCCAACATGAAGGACGGCATCGTGGTGCTGCCCGCCTACATGCCCTGGAAAAACGGCCTGTACAAGACCGATGCGCTGTTTGTGGTCTACCCCAGCCAGCGCGGCGGCTACAGTGCCCAGTGTGTGACCGACCACCGCACAAAACGCAGCAAACAGCCGTTCCCGCCCGCGTGGGCCGGTAAACCGGAAGCCCAGCTGCGCCAGATCAGCGGCCTGGGGCTGCGGTTCTGCCACCCCAGCCGGTTCTTGATTACGGCGGACGATAAAGAGACGGCCATCGAGGCCTGCCGCCGCACCCTGCGCGCCGCGGGCCGTAAGGTGAGCGAATGA
- the yfcE gene encoding phosphodiesterase, whose amino-acid sequence MKLMIASDLHGSAYYTHQLLDAWDREGAPRLFLLGDILYHGPRNDLPEGYAPKEVLAMLNERKDRIFCVRGNCDGEVDQMVLDFPIMADYAVLTEGERLIYATHGHVYNTAHLPPLQPDDILLHGHTHVPAWQAFGEGNLYLNPGSVSLPKENSPHSYLTLEGGKFLWKGLDGTVYHELNI is encoded by the coding sequence ATGAAACTGATGATCGCATCGGACCTGCACGGGTCCGCTTACTATACCCATCAACTGTTGGACGCTTGGGACCGCGAGGGTGCCCCGCGCTTATTTTTGCTGGGTGATATTTTGTACCACGGCCCCCGCAACGACCTGCCCGAAGGCTACGCCCCCAAAGAGGTGCTGGCGATGCTGAACGAGCGCAAGGACCGCATCTTCTGCGTGCGCGGCAACTGCGACGGCGAGGTAGACCAGATGGTGCTGGACTTTCCCATCATGGCAGATTATGCAGTGCTGACCGAGGGCGAGCGGCTGATCTACGCCACCCACGGCCATGTGTACAACACTGCCCATCTGCCGCCGCTGCAGCCCGACGACATTTTGCTGCATGGCCACACCCACGTGCCCGCCTGGCAGGCGTTTGGCGAGGGAAACCTCTACCTCAACCCCGGCTCGGTCTCCCTCCCCAAAGAAAACAGCCCCCACAGCTACCTGACGCTGGAGGGCGGAAAATTTTTGTGGAAAGGACTGGATGGAACGGTGTACCATGAACTGAATATTTAA
- a CDS encoding RidA family protein has protein sequence MKRIVSDKAPAALGPYVQAVDTGSTVYCSGQLGIDPATGALAEGVVAQAHQSLKNLQAVLAEAGLTLDNVVKTTVFVQDLGDFGTVNEIYAQYFHEYPARSCVQIAALPKGALVEIECIAARG, from the coding sequence ATGAAGCGTATTGTATCTGATAAGGCACCCGCCGCGCTTGGTCCCTATGTGCAGGCCGTGGACACCGGCAGCACCGTTTACTGCAGCGGCCAGCTGGGTATTGACCCCGCCACCGGCGCTCTGGCTGAGGGCGTAGTGGCACAGGCCCACCAGTCCCTGAAGAACCTGCAGGCCGTGCTGGCCGAAGCCGGTCTGACCCTGGACAATGTTGTCAAAACCACGGTCTTTGTGCAGGACCTGGGCGACTTTGGCACCGTGAACGAGATCTATGCCCAGTATTTCCACGAGTATCCCGCCCGCAGCTGCGTGCAGATCGCCGCCCTGCCCAAGGGTGCGCTGGTGGAGATCGAGTGCATCGCCGCACGCGGTTAA
- a CDS encoding MFS transporter — protein MNLPKQLRAVRVYSFTSCLRLTDAVWVALLAARGFTLAQIGLAEAVFHLTSLLCEVPSGVAADLLGRRLNLAVSAVFEIFSDVTMAFSPNLAAVCAAMALKALACTMISGTLEALTYDSLKTAGRENEYLQADAKISVLQKLATALGSLASLLSDVLQFARFYLANAAICFCSLLAALTLQEPLVTEAQAARQQNPFADIAARLRVHITDSAAVLRTTPLAVRLITADAIISLPSYLTTMFVQQRLVTLGWDASWLFVSPLLASAAAMVCTALARRLHPGKLRPLYRLCALVCGGGVLLAGAGPAWGCLVGPMLVQASLSVWFLHAMQRFNDAIPSDRRATLISVDNMAYSVLMIPASPLIGLIADVTGLAGAGLCALGGLVLLSALTLPRRK, from the coding sequence ATGAATTTACCAAAGCAATTGCGCGCGGTGCGCGTGTACTCGTTTACCTCCTGCCTGCGGCTGACCGATGCCGTCTGGGTGGCGCTGCTGGCCGCCCGGGGCTTTACGCTGGCGCAGATCGGTCTGGCCGAAGCTGTTTTCCACCTCACCAGTCTGCTGTGCGAGGTACCCAGCGGCGTGGCCGCTGACCTGCTGGGGCGGCGGCTGAATCTGGCCGTCAGCGCTGTGTTTGAAATTTTCTCCGATGTAACGATGGCGTTTTCTCCCAATCTGGCCGCTGTATGCGCCGCCATGGCACTGAAAGCGCTGGCCTGCACGATGATCTCCGGCACGCTGGAGGCCCTGACCTATGACAGCCTGAAAACTGCCGGGCGGGAAAACGAATATTTGCAGGCTGACGCAAAAATCTCGGTTTTGCAAAAGCTGGCCACAGCGCTGGGGTCGCTGGCAAGTTTACTCTCCGACGTGCTGCAATTTGCCAGGTTTTACCTGGCCAATGCAGCGATCTGCTTTTGCTCGCTGCTGGCGGCGCTGACTTTGCAGGAGCCTCTGGTGACCGAGGCCCAAGCTGCGCGGCAGCAGAATCCCTTTGCGGATATAGCCGCCCGGCTGCGCGTCCATATCACAGATAGTGCGGCCGTGCTGCGCACTACGCCGCTGGCGGTGCGGCTGATCACTGCGGATGCCATCATCTCGCTGCCCAGCTACCTGACCACGATGTTTGTACAGCAGCGGCTGGTCACGCTGGGGTGGGATGCCTCCTGGCTGTTCGTCTCTCCCCTGCTGGCCTCGGCTGCCGCCATGGTATGCACAGCGCTGGCACGGCGGCTGCATCCCGGGAAATTGCGCCCGCTGTACCGACTGTGTGCCCTGGTCTGCGGCGGTGGTGTGCTGTTGGCCGGGGCCGGGCCTGCCTGGGGTTGCCTGGTGGGGCCGATGCTGGTGCAGGCATCGTTGAGCGTGTGGTTCCTGCACGCGATGCAGCGGTTCAATGATGCCATCCCCAGCGACCGCCGGGCCACGCTGATCAGCGTTGACAACATGGCTTACAGCGTGCTGATGATCCCCGCCAGCCCGCTGATCGGGCTGATCGCCGATGTGACCGGCCTGGCCGGGGCGGGACTTTGCGCTTTGGGCGGGTTGGTGCTGCTTTCGGCCCTGACGCTGCCGCGCAGAAAATAA